The nucleotide sequence CGACCGTACGGCCGCGCACGTACGGCTTGCCGACGAAGCCGTCCGGCTCGGCCCGGCACCGGCGAGGGAGAGCTACCTCCTCGCCGACGCCATCATCGAAGCCGCGTTGAAGACCGGGGCGGACACCATCCACCCGGGTTACGGCTTCCTGTCCGAGGACGCCGCTTTCGCCAGGGCGGTGGAAGCGGCCGGAATCCGGTTCGCCGGACCGGCGGCGGACCATCTCGAAGTCTTCGGCAGCAAGCACACCGCGCGGACGAAGGCCACCGAGGCCGGTGTCCCGATGCTGCCCGGCACCGGGTTGCTGGACACCCTGGCCGACGCCGAAGCGGCGGCCGCCGAGGTCGGCTATCCGGTGATGCTCAAGGCCACCGGCGGTGGCGGCGGGATCGGCATGCGTGCCTGCGCGTCCGCCGTCGAACTGCGCGACGCCTGGGAAGCGGTGCAGAGCATCGCGGCCAAGAACTTCTCGACCCCGGGCGTGTTCCTGGAACGGCTCGTGACCCGCGCGCGGCACGTCGAGGTCCAGGTGTTCGGTGACGGCGCGGGCAAGGTACTGGCGCTCGGCACGCGGGACTGCACCTTGCAGCGGCGTAACCAGAAGGTGCTCGAAGAGTGCCCCGCACCGGGCCTGCCCGAAGCGGTGCGGGAGAAGCTGGTCTCGTCGGCCGTCGACCTCTGCGCATCCGTGCATTACCGGTCGGCCGGGACGGTCGAGTTCATCTACGACCCGGACCGTGAAGAGGCCGCGTTCCTCGAAGTGAACACGCGGCTGCAGGTCGAGCATCCGGTCACCGAAGCGGTGTACGGGATCGACCTCGTCGCGTGGATGCTCCGGCTCGCCGACGGCGACACCGGGATGTTCACGACCACGCCGTCGCCGCGGGGGCACGCCGTCGAGGCCCGGGTCTACGCCGAGGACCCGGCCGCCGGGCACCGGCCGAGCGCGGGCCTGCTGACCCGCGCGGACTTCCCCGAAGGCGTCCGAGTCGACACCTGGGTCGAGGCCGGGGCGACCGTGACGACGCATTACGACCCGTTGCTCGCCAAGGTGATCACCGTCGGCGCCGACCGGGACGAGGCACTGGCCGCACTGCGCGCCGCACTCGGCGAAAGCCGGGTCGACGGCGTCCGGACGAACCTCGGCCAGCTGCGCGCGGTCGCCGCCGATCAGCGGCTGCGCGACGTCGGCCACGACACCGCGACGCTGGACACGATCGCCGATCCCGAGCCGCGGATCGAGGTCCTGCGGGGCGGCACGATGACCACCGTCCAGGACTGGCCGGGGCGGCTGGGCTTCTGGCACGTGGGGGTGCCGCCGAACGGGCCGATGGACGATCTGTCCCTGCGGCTGGGCAACCGCGCGCTGGGCAATCCCGAAGGCGCGGCCGGCCTGGAGTGCACTGTGGACGGTGTCTCCCTGCGATTCACCGAAGACGCAATCGTTTGCGTCACCGGATCGCCGTCACCGGTGACCGTCGACGGTTCACCCGTCCCCCAATGGGCGCCGATCGAGGTCCCCGCCGGTGGCGTGCTCGACGTCGGCACCGGGACCGCCGGGCTCCGCGCGTACGTGCTCGTCCGCGGCGGGATCGACGTGCCGGACTTCCTGGGCAGCGCGGCGACGTTCACCCTCGGCGGCTTCGGCGGGCATGGCGGCCGCGCGCTGGCGACCGGTGATGTCCTCTCCCCCGGTCCGGAACCGGGGCACGCCACCGGTCCGGTCCCCGAAGCCGAACGCCCGGTTTTCGCGGCACACTGGGAGATCGGCGCGGCCGAGGGACCGCACGCCGCGCCGGAGTTCTTCACCCGGGAGGACGTCGAGACGTTCTACGCCACGGACTGGGAAGTGCACTTCAACTCCGCGCGGACCGGCGTCCGGCTCGTCGGGCCCCGGCCACGCTGGGCGAGGGAGGACGGCGGCGAGGCGGGTTTGCATCCGTCGAACATCCACGACACGCCGTACGCGATCGGCGCCGTCGACTACACCGGCGACCTGCCGATCCTGCTGGGCCCGGACGGGCCGAGCCTCGGCGGTTTCGTCTGCCCGGCGACCGTCGTGACCGGGCAGCGCTGGAAACTCGGCCAGCTGCGGCCGGGCGACACCGTGCGGTTCGTGCCGATCACCCTCGAGCACGCCGGCGCGTTGCATGACGAACCGGCCAAGGCGGTCAAGGCGAGCCGGACACCGATCGACGACGGTGGCATCCTCGGCCGCCTGTCCACATCGGACGAAAACCCCGAGGTCACCTACCGGCGCAGCGGCGACGACAACCTGCTGATCGAGTACGGGCCGATGAAACTCGACCTGGCCCTGCGGATGCGGGTCCATGCCCTGGCCGACAGGCTGGCCACGGAAGGGCACGACGGCGTCGTCGACTTGACGCCGGGCATCCGCTCGCTGCAGGTGCACGTCGACCCGGACGTGCTGCCGGTGCCGAAACTGCTCGGCCTCGTGCAGGAGGTGGAGCACGATCTGCCGCGCACCGCCGAGCTCGTGGTGCCGAGCCGGACCGTGCGGCTGCCGTTGTCGTGGGACGACCCGGCGACGCGCGAGGCGATCGAGCGGTACATGGCGGGCGTACGCGACGACGCGCCGTGGTGCCCGTGGAACATCGAGTTCATCCGGCGGGTCAACGGTCTGTCCAGTGTGGACGACGTCTACCGCACGGTCTTCGACGCGGAGTACCTGGTGCTCGGCCTCGGCGACGTCTACCTCGGCGCGCCGGTGGCCACTCCCCTGGACCCGCGGCACCGGCTGGTCACCACGAAGTACAACCCGGCGCGGACCTGGACCGCGGAGAACTCGGTCGGCATCGGCGGCTCGTATCTGTGCATCTACGGGATGGAAGGCCCCGGCGGGTATCAGTTCGTCGGGCGGACCGTCCAGGTGTGGAGCGGCTGGCGGCAACGCGGGTCGTTCGAACCGGGTTCGCCGTGGCTGCTGCGCTTCTTCGACCGGATCTCGTGGTACCCGGTGACCGCGGAGGAGTTGCTCGACCTTCGGGCTCGGAGTTCGGCGGGAGAACTGGACCTCGACATCACCGACGGCGAGTTCGCGCTGGCCGACCACGAGCGGTTCCTGGCCGACAACGCCGCCGACATCGCCGCGTTCCGGGCGAAGCAGAGCGCGGCGTTCGAGGCGGAACGGCAGGCCTGGGCGGCGGCGGGCGAATTCGACCCGCGACCGGAACCCGTCGGGGCGAAAGTCCCGACCACGAAGGTCGAGGCGCCGCCCGGTGGGCACGTCGTCGAGGCACCGTTCGCCGCGACCGTGTGGCGAGTGGACGTCGAGCCCGGCAAGAAGGTCGGCGCGGCGGAGACGCTGGTGATCCTCGAAGCGATGAAGACCGAGGCGCGGATCCCCGCGCCCGCCGCCGGGGAGGTCGTCGAGGTGCTCGTCTCCCCCGGTGATCAGGTCGCCCCCGGCACGCCGCTGGTGGTACTGGGAAGGAGCGCGGGATGAGCGTGCTGGAACGGGTGCGCGCCGCGTACCACCGGATCGTGCGGGTCGACCGGCCCGAGATCTGGATCGACCTGCACCCGGAGGAAGCCGTCCTCGCCGACGCGGAGAAGCTGGAAGCCCGTCGCGCGGCGGGGGAATCCTTGCCGCTGTACGGGAAACTGGCCGCGGTGAAGGGCAACATCGATGTCGCCGGGCTGCCGACGACGGCGGCCTGTCCCGGGTACGCCTACTCGCCCGCCGAGGACGCGCCGGTGGTGGCGCGGCTGCGCGCGGCCGGGGCGCTGATCCTGGGCACGACCAATCTGGACCAGTTCGCGACCGGGCTGGTCGGCACGCGCAGCCCGCACGGCGCGGTCCGGAACGCGATCGATCCGGCGTACGTCGCGGGTGGGTCGAGTTCGGGGTCGGCGGTCGCGGTGGCACTCGGGATCGCGGATCTCGCGCTGGGCACGGACACCGCCGGATCCGGCCGGGTCCCGGCGGCGTTCAACGGGATCGTCGGGCTGAAGCCGACGCGGGGGCTGCTGCCGACGGCCGGTGTCGTGCCCGCGTGCGCGAGCATCGACTGCGTGACCGTGTTCGCGCGGACGGTCGACGAGGCTTCGGCGGCGTTCGCCTGTCTGAGCGAGCCGCGGGATCTTCCCGTGCTGAACCGTCCTTTCCGCATCGGCGTGCCGTCCGAGGTGGGGCCGCTCCAGGAGGGGTGGGCCGAGGCGTTCTCCACGGCGGCCCGGGAGTTCCGTGACGAGGGCGCGGAACTGGTCCCTGTCGACATATCGCCGTTCCTGGACGCGGCGCGCCTGCTGTACGAAGGCGCCTTCGTCGCCGAGCGGTACTCGGCGGTCGGTGAGTTCATCGACACTCACCCGGATGCCGTCGATCCGGCCGTGCGGCGGATCATCGGCGCGGCGAAGGACATCCCGGCACACCGGTTGTTCAGCGACCTCGCGACGCTCGGGGATCTTTCTCGTGAAGCGTCGGCAGTGTTGTCCACTGTGGACTGCCTCTTGCTTCCCACGACGACGGAACACCCGACGATCGCCGACGTCGAGGCCGATCCGCTGGGCGTGAACGCGCGGCTGGGCCGGTTCACGAACTCGACGAACCTGCTGGGCCTGTCGTCGCTGGCCGTGCCCGCCGGCACCGTCGGCGGGTTGCCGTTCGGGGTGATGCTGGTCGGCGCCGCGTACGCCGACCGGATCCTGGCCGACGTCGCCCGCTCGGTGCCGCGGCGGACACGGATCGCCGTCGTCGGCGCCCATCTGCGCGGTCAGCCGCTGAACCACGAGCTGACCTCGCGGGGCGGCAGGTTCGTTTTCGCCGGGCCGACCGCGGCCGAATACCGGCTCCACGCACTGGACACCGTGCCGCCCAAACCCGGTCTCGTCCGGGTCGCTTCGGGCGGCGCGGCGATCGAGGCCGAGGTGTGGGACCTGCCGTTGGGCGGCTTCGGCGAGTTCGTGGCGGGCGTTCCCGCGCCGCTGGCGATCGGCAAGGTGCGGCTGGCCGACGGGAGCGAGGTGTCCGGGTTCGTCTGCGAGCCCGGCGCGGTGGAGGGCGCCGAGGACATCACGAGGTACGGCGGGTGGCTCGGATACCTGAGCCGCTGAGCGTCTCGTAGGGCCCGTCGCCACGTCGACTCGGCGCCGGGCCGGATGTTCCCGATGTCGCATCAGGGACGCTGAGCGTCTCCAATGCGGCATTGGGGACCCGGCTCGTGTCGCCCAAGGACCCGGGCACACACCCTCCACCTGGCCTTTTCCGATTCGGTTGGCTTCCCGTAGCGTTCTGGGAACAACCTCACAAACCCTGGCGCACCGCCGGACACTGGGTAGCTTCGGGGTGGTGCCGACCACATCCACCCCCAGCCGCCGGACCGCGATCAGTGTGCTCGTGGCGCTGGGCCTCGTCGGGGCCGCGATGGTGACACTGGGCGCCACCGGAGTGGCCGTCAAGCCGGTGAACGGGCAGGCGCTCGCCGTCCTCGAAGAGGTTCCCGGACCCGAGAGCGGCCCGACGTGCGCCGTCGACAAGCGTTATGTCGACGAAGACACCTTCGGTATGCGCCCGGACGTGATCGAAGCGTGGAACGCCCTGCGCGCCCAGGCCAAAGCACAGAACGTCACGCTCTGCGTGAACGACGGCAAGCGCAGCCGGAGCCAGCAGCAGCGCGAGTTCGACAAGGCGGTCGAGCGGTTCGGCTCCGTGGAGCAGGCCAAGAAGTGGGCGTTGCAGCCGGAGACGTCCATGCACGTCAAGGGAATCGCCGTCGACATCCAGCCGCTGAACTCGGCCGCGTGGGTGGACAAGAAGGGTGGCGCGCTCGGCTGGTGCCGCCGCTACGACAACGAGAAGTGGCACTTCGAGTACGACCCGGCCTACAAGACCAGCGGTTGCCCCGCCCTGCTTCCCAGCGCCACCGGCAACTAGCGCGTCACTCGCGAGTTCGGTCTAGGCCAGCGTTTCGGCCACGTACTTCGCGGCTTCGGCGAGCAGGGCCTGGTCGTACGGGGCGTCCTTGGCCGCCTTGCTGGACATGATCGCGACGACGAGCGGCGGCTTGTCCGGCGGCCAGACGACGGCGATGTCGTTCAGCGTGCCGTACTCGCCGGTCCCCGTCTTGTCGGCGACGGTCCAGCCGGACGGCAGGCCGGCCCGGATCCGCTGGGCGCCGGTGGTGTTGCGCTGGAAGAGGTCGCGCAGGAAGTCCCGCTTGTCGGCAGGCAGCGTGTCGCCCAGCACGATCTTCCGGTAATCGGCGGCGAAGGCCCGCGGTGTCGTGGTGTCGCGCAGGTCGCCCGGGGTGGCCTCGGTGATGGCCGGTTCGATCCGGTCCATCCGTGTGACGGTGTCGCCGAGGCTGCGCGTGAACGCCGTCAGTTCGGCGGGGCCGCCGAGGTCCCGCAGCAGCAGGTTGCCCGCGGTACCGTCGCTGAACCGGATGGCGGCGTCGCACAGCTGGCGGATCGTCATGCCGGTGGCCACGTGCCGCCCGGTGACCGGAGCGTGTTTCACCAGGTCGTCCCGCGAGTAGTCGACCCGGGTTTCCAGATGTGACAACGGATTGCGCTGCAGAACCGCGGCGGCGGCCACCCCTTTGAACGTCGAGCAGAACGCGAAGCGCTCGTCGGCGCGGTGCTCGACCGTGGCGCCGCCTCCGGTGTCGACCGCGTACACGCCGAGCCTGGCGTCGAACTTCTTCTCCAGCTCCATCAACCGGTCGTGGAACTGGCGCGTGGTGGACGGCGGAGGCGGTGGAGGGGTCGAAGTGCCCGGCGGCGGAGTCCCGCGGGTACAGGCGGCCAGCGACGCGAGGACCGCCATCCCCAGTAGCGCACGACGGGCGACGGCCGGCCCCGGCGAGTTCATCGTGATCCCTCCCCTGATCACTTCGAACATAGCAACTTCCCCACCGCCCCCGGATCGGCCAAGCGGCCGAGGCGGGTGACCCCGGGAGTGTGCCTTCCCCCACTCGACCGGGCCACCATCCTGGTTACCGACCGGTAACCGGGGCTAGGGTGCGGTCAGGACTACCTCTACTTCAGGAGCATTCGTGGCCGCAGGAGCAACACCGCTCGCGCCGAACGCGCGGTCGGTACGCAATGTCGCCTTCGTCGAAGGGGTGCGAACGCCCTTCGGCAAGGCAGGCGAAAAGGGAATGTACGCCGGCACCCGTGCCGACGATCTCGTCGTCAACGCCATCCGTGAACTGCTGCGGCGGCATCCCGAGCTGCCGCCCGAGCGCGTCGACGAGGTGGCGATCGCCGCCACCACCCAGATCGGGGACCAGGGCCTGACCATCGGCCGCACCGCCGCGCTGCTGGCCGGCCTGCCGAAGTCGGTGCCCGGCTTCGCGCTGGACCGGATGTGCGCGGGCGCGATGACCGCGGTCACCACGACCGCGAGCGGGATCGGCATCGGCGCGTACGACATCGCCATCGCCGGCGGCGTCGAGCACATGGGCCGCCACCCGATGGGCGAGGGCGTCGACCCGAACCCGCGCATCATCGCCGACAAGCTCGTCGACCCGACGGCGCTCGTCATGGGCCAGACCGCGGAGAACCTGCACGACCGGTTCCCCGAGATCACCAAGCAGCGCACCGACGCCTTCGCCGCGCGCAGCCAGGAGAAGTACGCCGAGGCCGTGAAGACCGGCAAGATCGGCCCCGAGCTGGTCCCGGTCGCCACTCGCTCGAAGGACCTGGGCTGGGGACTCGCGACCGAGGACGAGCCGCCGCGCCCCGGCACCACCGTCGAGCAGCTCGCCGGGCTGAAGACGCCGTTCCGCCCGCACGGCCGGATCACCGCGGGCAACGCGGCCGGTCTCAACGACGGCGCCACCGCGGCACTGCTCGCCGACGAGGACACCGCCCGCGAGCTCGGCCTGCCGATCGGCATGCGCCTGGTGGGCTACTCCTTCGCCGGTGTCGAGCCGGAGGTCATGGGCATCGGCCCGGTGCCCGCCACCGAGAAGCTGTTCAAGCGCACCGGTCTGTCGATCGACGACATCGGCCTGTTCGAGATCAACGAGGCGTTCGCGGTCCAGGTGCTCGCGTTCCTCGACCACTTCGGCATCGCCGACGACGACCCCCGCGTCAACCAGTGGGGTGGCGCGATCGCCTGCGGTCACCCGCTCGCGTCCTCCGGTGTCCGGCTGATGACGCAGCTTTCCCGTCAGTTCGCCGAGCGCCCCGACGTGCGTTACGGCCTGACCACCATGTGCATCGGTATCGGCATGGGCGGCACCGTGATCTGGGAGAACCCGGCGTTCGAGGGGGCGAAGTAACATGACTTTCACCGCTGAGCAGGCGAAGGCCGCCTTCCCCGACGAGGTCGTCACGAACGCGGTCACGCGTCTGGTGAAGGTGCCCGGCCTCGACAAGCCGGTCGCGCTGATCACCTTGGACAACGGCCACGACCACACCCGGCCGAACACCTTCGGCCCGCAGGGCCTGGTGAGCCTCAACGCCGCGATCGACACCGCCTTCGCCGCGGAACCCGCCGCGATCGCGGTCACCGGCAAGCCGTTCATCTTCGCCGTCGGCGCCGACCTGTCCGGTGTCGAAGCGGTCGCGGATCCGGCGCTGGCGCGGGAGATCGCGCAGACGGGGCACGACGTGTTCCGGCGTCTCACCGAATCCGAGATCCCGACCTTCGGCTTCGTCAACGGCGCGGTGATGGGCGGCGGACTCGAACTCGCGCTCTCCTGCCACTACCGCACACTGTCGGAGAACACCGCCGCGATCGCGTTCCCCGAGGTCTTCCTCGGCCTGTTCCCGGGCTGGGGCGGCACGCAGCTGCTGCCGAACCTGATCGGGCCGGACGCCGCGGTCACCGTGATCATCGAGAACGCGCTGGCCCAGAACAAGATGCTCAAGGTCGCGCAGGCGGCCGAGCTCGGCATCGTCGACGAGGTCTTCGGCTCGGCCGACTACCTGGAGCAGTCCCTGCTGTGGCTGGCGAAGGTCGTCAACGGCGAGATCACCCCCGCCCGCCGCGAGATCGACCGCGGCGCGGGCTGGGACGCCGCGATCGCCCGCGCCAGGGCCATTGTGGACGGACGTACCAAGGGCGCGTCCCCCGGCGCGACCAAGGCCGTCGAGCTGCTGGAGCTGGCCCGCGAGAACGATCTCGACCGCGGTTACGCGGCCGAGACCGACGGGCTCGCCGAACTGCTGATGGACGACACCCTGCGCGCCGGGCTGTACTCGTTCAACCTGGTCAACAAGCGGGCCAAGCGGCCGGCGGGCGCGCCCGACAAGTCGCTGGCGCGCAAGGTGAACAAGGTCGGCATCGTCGGCGCGGGCCTGATGGCCAGCCAGATGGCGCTGCTGTTCGTCCGTCGCCTCAAGGTGCCCGTGGTGCTCACCGACGTCGACCAGGAACGCGTCGACAAGGGTGTGTCCTATGTGCACGGTGAGATCGACAAGCTGCTGGCCAAGAAGCGGGTTTCGCCGGACGGCGCGAACCGGCTGAAGGCACTGGTCACCGGCTCGCTCGACAAGTCCGCCTTCGCCGACGCCGACTTCGTGATCGAGGCGGTGTTCGAAGAGCTGGGTGTCAAGCAGAAGGTCTTCGCCGACCTGGAGCAGTACGTCTCGCCCGAGGCGATCCTGGCGACGAACACCTCGTCGCTGTCGATCACCGCGATGGCGTCGCAGCTGAAGCACCCGGAGCGCGTGGTCGGGTTCCACTTCTTCAACCCGGTCGCGGTGATGCCGCTGCTGGAGATCGTCCGCGCGGAGAAGACCGACGACGCCGCACTGGCGACGGCGTTCGCGCTCGGCAAGCAGCTCAAGAAGTCGAGCGTGCTGGTCAAGGACGCGTCCGCGTTCGTGGTCAACCGGCTGCTGC is from Amycolatopsis lurida and encodes:
- a CDS encoding thiolase family protein, producing MAAGATPLAPNARSVRNVAFVEGVRTPFGKAGEKGMYAGTRADDLVVNAIRELLRRHPELPPERVDEVAIAATTQIGDQGLTIGRTAALLAGLPKSVPGFALDRMCAGAMTAVTTTASGIGIGAYDIAIAGGVEHMGRHPMGEGVDPNPRIIADKLVDPTALVMGQTAENLHDRFPEITKQRTDAFAARSQEKYAEAVKTGKIGPELVPVATRSKDLGWGLATEDEPPRPGTTVEQLAGLKTPFRPHGRITAGNAAGLNDGATAALLADEDTARELGLPIGMRLVGYSFAGVEPEVMGIGPVPATEKLFKRTGLSIDDIGLFEINEAFAVQVLAFLDHFGIADDDPRVNQWGGAIACGHPLASSGVRLMTQLSRQFAERPDVRYGLTTMCIGIGMGGTVIWENPAFEGAK
- the uca gene encoding urea carboxylase; the encoded protein is MKLLVANRGEIAVRVIRTAREMGIPTVAVYSDADRTAAHVRLADEAVRLGPAPARESYLLADAIIEAALKTGADTIHPGYGFLSEDAAFARAVEAAGIRFAGPAADHLEVFGSKHTARTKATEAGVPMLPGTGLLDTLADAEAAAAEVGYPVMLKATGGGGGIGMRACASAVELRDAWEAVQSIAAKNFSTPGVFLERLVTRARHVEVQVFGDGAGKVLALGTRDCTLQRRNQKVLEECPAPGLPEAVREKLVSSAVDLCASVHYRSAGTVEFIYDPDREEAAFLEVNTRLQVEHPVTEAVYGIDLVAWMLRLADGDTGMFTTTPSPRGHAVEARVYAEDPAAGHRPSAGLLTRADFPEGVRVDTWVEAGATVTTHYDPLLAKVITVGADRDEALAALRAALGESRVDGVRTNLGQLRAVAADQRLRDVGHDTATLDTIADPEPRIEVLRGGTMTTVQDWPGRLGFWHVGVPPNGPMDDLSLRLGNRALGNPEGAAGLECTVDGVSLRFTEDAIVCVTGSPSPVTVDGSPVPQWAPIEVPAGGVLDVGTGTAGLRAYVLVRGGIDVPDFLGSAATFTLGGFGGHGGRALATGDVLSPGPEPGHATGPVPEAERPVFAAHWEIGAAEGPHAAPEFFTREDVETFYATDWEVHFNSARTGVRLVGPRPRWAREDGGEAGLHPSNIHDTPYAIGAVDYTGDLPILLGPDGPSLGGFVCPATVVTGQRWKLGQLRPGDTVRFVPITLEHAGALHDEPAKAVKASRTPIDDGGILGRLSTSDENPEVTYRRSGDDNLLIEYGPMKLDLALRMRVHALADRLATEGHDGVVDLTPGIRSLQVHVDPDVLPVPKLLGLVQEVEHDLPRTAELVVPSRTVRLPLSWDDPATREAIERYMAGVRDDAPWCPWNIEFIRRVNGLSSVDDVYRTVFDAEYLVLGLGDVYLGAPVATPLDPRHRLVTTKYNPARTWTAENSVGIGGSYLCIYGMEGPGGYQFVGRTVQVWSGWRQRGSFEPGSPWLLRFFDRISWYPVTAEELLDLRARSSAGELDLDITDGEFALADHERFLADNAADIAAFRAKQSAAFEAERQAWAAAGEFDPRPEPVGAKVPTTKVEAPPGGHVVEAPFAATVWRVDVEPGKKVGAAETLVILEAMKTEARIPAPAAGEVVEVLVSPGDQVAPGTPLVVLGRSAG
- a CDS encoding 3-hydroxyacyl-CoA dehydrogenase NAD-binding domain-containing protein codes for the protein MTFTAEQAKAAFPDEVVTNAVTRLVKVPGLDKPVALITLDNGHDHTRPNTFGPQGLVSLNAAIDTAFAAEPAAIAVTGKPFIFAVGADLSGVEAVADPALAREIAQTGHDVFRRLTESEIPTFGFVNGAVMGGGLELALSCHYRTLSENTAAIAFPEVFLGLFPGWGGTQLLPNLIGPDAAVTVIIENALAQNKMLKVAQAAELGIVDEVFGSADYLEQSLLWLAKVVNGEITPARREIDRGAGWDAAIARARAIVDGRTKGASPGATKAVELLELARENDLDRGYAAETDGLAELLMDDTLRAGLYSFNLVNKRAKRPAGAPDKSLARKVNKVGIVGAGLMASQMALLFVRRLKVPVVLTDVDQERVDKGVSYVHGEIDKLLAKKRVSPDGANRLKALVTGSLDKSAFADADFVIEAVFEELGVKQKVFADLEQYVSPEAILATNTSSLSITAMASQLKHPERVVGFHFFNPVAVMPLLEIVRAEKTDDAALATAFALGKQLKKSSVLVKDASAFVVNRLLLRFLGEVLVTVDEGTPFEVADKALEPLGLPMTPLTLMQLVGPAIALHVGETLHGAFPDRFTVSENLDRFVKAGKKGVWQWDDKGNATVDPEVAELWQQGDAPSTSEQVRDRALAAIAEEIRIMLDEGVVAEAQDIDLCLILGAGWPFWLGGITPYLDRAGVSEKVNGKPFLAPGVASVPLS
- a CDS encoding allophanate hydrolase; the encoded protein is MSVLERVRAAYHRIVRVDRPEIWIDLHPEEAVLADAEKLEARRAAGESLPLYGKLAAVKGNIDVAGLPTTAACPGYAYSPAEDAPVVARLRAAGALILGTTNLDQFATGLVGTRSPHGAVRNAIDPAYVAGGSSSGSAVAVALGIADLALGTDTAGSGRVPAAFNGIVGLKPTRGLLPTAGVVPACASIDCVTVFARTVDEASAAFACLSEPRDLPVLNRPFRIGVPSEVGPLQEGWAEAFSTAAREFRDEGAELVPVDISPFLDAARLLYEGAFVAERYSAVGEFIDTHPDAVDPAVRRIIGAAKDIPAHRLFSDLATLGDLSREASAVLSTVDCLLLPTTTEHPTIADVEADPLGVNARLGRFTNSTNLLGLSSLAVPAGTVGGLPFGVMLVGAAYADRILADVARSVPRRTRIAVVGAHLRGQPLNHELTSRGGRFVFAGPTAAEYRLHALDTVPPKPGLVRVASGGAAIEAEVWDLPLGGFGEFVAGVPAPLAIGKVRLADGSEVSGFVCEPGAVEGAEDITRYGGWLGYLSR
- the bla gene encoding class A beta-lactamase, which gives rise to MNSPGPAVARRALLGMAVLASLAACTRGTPPPGTSTPPPPPPSTTRQFHDRLMELEKKFDARLGVYAVDTGGGATVEHRADERFAFCSTFKGVAAAAVLQRNPLSHLETRVDYSRDDLVKHAPVTGRHVATGMTIRQLCDAAIRFSDGTAGNLLLRDLGGPAELTAFTRSLGDTVTRMDRIEPAITEATPGDLRDTTTPRAFAADYRKIVLGDTLPADKRDFLRDLFQRNTTGAQRIRAGLPSGWTVADKTGTGEYGTLNDIAVVWPPDKPPLVVAIMSSKAAKDAPYDQALLAEAAKYVAETLA
- a CDS encoding D-alanyl-D-alanine carboxypeptidase family protein yields the protein MVPTTSTPSRRTAISVLVALGLVGAAMVTLGATGVAVKPVNGQALAVLEEVPGPESGPTCAVDKRYVDEDTFGMRPDVIEAWNALRAQAKAQNVTLCVNDGKRSRSQQQREFDKAVERFGSVEQAKKWALQPETSMHVKGIAVDIQPLNSAAWVDKKGGALGWCRRYDNEKWHFEYDPAYKTSGCPALLPSATGN